Proteins encoded by one window of Cylindrospermum stagnale PCC 7417:
- a CDS encoding dienelactone hydrolase family protein: MKFLLSVLLTPVVVLLSSTYALAAIKTKTIEYKQGNTVLEGYLAYDDAIKVKRPGVLVVHEWNGLQSYVKKRTEQLAGLGYVAFAADIYGKGIRPKNQQESGAQATFYRQDRKLLRDRANAGLKVLQKNPLTDAQRIAAIGYCFGGGTVLELARSGANIAGVVSLHGNLDTPNPNDAKNIKAKVLVLHGADDPFVPETQLKAFETEMRSANVDWQLISYGGVVHAFTNPEYKNNPKGAAYNQLADQRSWLAMRQFFAEIFR, encoded by the coding sequence ATGAAATTTTTGCTTTCTGTTCTGCTGACACCTGTGGTTGTGTTGTTAAGTTCCACCTATGCACTGGCAGCCATTAAAACAAAGACTATCGAGTATAAACAAGGAAATACAGTTTTAGAAGGATATCTAGCATACGATGACGCCATCAAAGTCAAGCGCCCTGGGGTGTTAGTGGTTCACGAATGGAATGGCTTACAGTCTTATGTTAAAAAACGTACAGAGCAATTAGCTGGCTTAGGGTATGTTGCCTTTGCTGCCGATATCTATGGTAAAGGAATTAGACCAAAAAACCAGCAAGAGTCAGGCGCACAGGCGACATTTTATCGTCAAGATAGAAAATTGTTGCGCGATCGCGCTAATGCTGGGTTAAAAGTTTTACAAAAAAACCCGCTCACCGATGCCCAACGCATTGCCGCAATTGGTTACTGCTTCGGTGGTGGTACAGTTTTGGAATTAGCACGTAGCGGCGCAAATATAGCGGGTGTGGTGAGTCTTCACGGCAACCTCGATACCCCTAACCCCAACGATGCCAAAAACATCAAAGCCAAAGTATTGGTATTACATGGTGCAGATGATCCCTTTGTGCCAGAGACGCAACTTAAAGCATTTGAAACCGAGATGCGATCGGCAAATGTAGACTGGCAATTAATATCTTACGGTGGTGTCGTACATGCCTTTACCAATCCAGAATACAAAAACAACCCTAAGGGAGCAGCTTATAATCAGCTTGCCGATCAGCGTTCTTGGCTAGCTATGCGGCAGTTTTTTGCCGAGATTTTCCGCTAA
- a CDS encoding zinc-dependent alcohol dehydrogenase family protein produces MQAMMLEAPRQPLRLADLPVPKPNPEQVLIRVHACAVCRTDLHIVDGELTQPKLPLVPGHQIVGTIEMIGSHVNKFSIGQRVGVPWLGHTCDRCRYCLSGRENLCDRAEFTGYNLDGGYAEYTVADHRFCFPLDPSYSDLQAAPLLCGGLIGYRAYRMTGDPEKIGFYGFGSAAHILIQLARYQSRHVYAFTRDGDVKGQEFARQLGATWAGDSSILPPEPLDAAIIFAPVGRLVPAALRAVAKGGIVICAGIHMSDIPSFPYNILWEEKILRSVANLTRKDGEEFLALAPKVPIRTEVNPFPLTQANEALDALRSGKIEGSAVLVVASA; encoded by the coding sequence ATGCAGGCAATGATGTTAGAGGCACCGCGTCAGCCTTTGCGGCTAGCTGATTTACCAGTGCCAAAACCCAATCCAGAGCAAGTACTGATTCGCGTTCATGCTTGTGCTGTCTGCCGCACAGATTTACATATAGTTGATGGGGAATTGACGCAACCGAAATTACCTTTAGTGCCTGGACATCAAATTGTGGGTACTATTGAAATGATCGGCAGTCATGTTAATAAATTTAGTATTGGTCAACGTGTTGGCGTTCCCTGGCTAGGTCATACATGCGATCGCTGTCGTTATTGTCTGTCTGGACGTGAAAACTTGTGCGATCGCGCCGAGTTCACAGGTTACAATCTTGATGGCGGCTATGCAGAATACACTGTAGCCGACCACCGTTTTTGTTTTCCCCTAGATCCTAGCTATTCTGACTTGCAAGCTGCACCCCTACTATGTGGTGGCTTAATTGGCTATCGCGCTTACAGAATGACTGGTGATCCCGAAAAAATCGGTTTTTATGGCTTTGGTTCAGCTGCCCATATTCTAATTCAACTGGCGCGTTATCAAAGTCGTCACGTATACGCTTTTACCCGTGATGGCGATGTTAAAGGGCAAGAATTTGCTCGTCAATTGGGTGCAACTTGGGCTGGTGACTCTAGCATATTACCCCCAGAACCCTTAGATGCAGCGATTATATTTGCGCCAGTCGGGAGACTCGTACCTGCGGCTTTGCGTGCAGTTGCTAAAGGCGGTATAGTAATTTGTGCAGGCATTCACATGAGTGATATACCGAGTTTTCCCTATAATATTCTTTGGGAAGAAAAAATCTTGCGGTCTGTAGCTAACTTGACGCGCAAAGATGGAGAAGAGTTTCTCGCCTTAGCGCCCAAAGTTCCCATCCGCACAGAAGTAAATCCCTTCCCCTTAACTCAAGCGAACGAGGCACTAGATGCCCTGCGTAGTGGCAAAATTGAGGGATCAGCCGTGTTGGTGGTAGCTAGCGCCTAA
- a CDS encoding acylphosphatase — translation MQNPRPMPKIIRAHVFIAGRVQGVGYRYATVDTASQLGLSGWVRNLPDNRVEAVFEGLQDIVEEMVRWCHSGPPAAVVQEVVVEYKNPEGLRGFEVRR, via the coding sequence ATGCAAAATCCCCGACCAATGCCAAAAATAATCCGTGCTCATGTATTCATTGCTGGCCGGGTTCAAGGAGTAGGTTATCGCTATGCCACTGTGGATACAGCTAGCCAGTTGGGGTTAAGCGGTTGGGTACGGAATCTCCCCGACAACCGTGTGGAAGCAGTTTTTGAGGGGTTGCAGGATATTGTGGAAGAGATGGTTCGCTGGTGTCACTCTGGGCCACCTGCTGCTGTGGTGCAGGAAGTTGTGGTTGAGTATAAAAATCCGGAAGGTTTGCGGGGGTTTGAGGTTAGGCGCTAG
- a CDS encoding DUF1823 family protein, with product MSNLPPLNTETIWAIVNEKIDDTTVNQLVWYYLGYRYDASTEKWDNSEVLPAWRDEYPQPPDFIDSRPATVKLTRSIPQENKQIMKQKLGFKGYKIGEFGPRQTRRATAANWLLSYLQETTGKIE from the coding sequence ATGTCTAACCTACCACCGCTTAATACAGAAACCATTTGGGCAATCGTCAACGAGAAAATTGATGATACTACCGTCAACCAATTGGTATGGTACTACTTAGGCTATCGCTATGACGCCTCAACAGAAAAATGGGATAATAGCGAAGTTTTACCAGCATGGCGGGATGAATATCCACAACCACCAGATTTCATAGACTCTCGCCCTGCAACAGTCAAGTTAACCCGTTCTATTCCCCAAGAAAACAAACAAATAATGAAACAAAAACTGGGTTTTAAAGGTTATAAAATTGGTGAATTTGGACCTCGACAAACTCGCAGAGCAACAGCAGCAAATTGGTTATTAAGTTATCTGCAAGAAACTACTGGTAAAATAGAATAA
- a CDS encoding alpha-amylase family glycosyl hydrolase: MAKPIEFKLFAPYNQGAKLIGSFSDWQEIEMEKDDDGHFQTTVNLEDGVYKYKFRVQTNSWFFEPGQWVDVTDPYATDIDELSGKDNAVLLVKDGEKITDTYVWRHDDQPLSADKELVIYELHVGDFSGGEDDLYARGKYKHVIEKLDYLCDLGINAIELMPIKEYPGDYSWGYNPRYFFATESSYGSTSELKNMIDECHARGIRVIMDGIFNHSEASSPLTQIDHDYWYHHSPRDPDNNWGPEFNYEHYDDKLDIYPARKFIGDTIRFWIEEYHIDGIRYDAARQIANYDFMHWVVQEAKNTAGAKPFYNIAEHIPETTSITNVDGPMDGCWHDSFRHTITVHIGGDTFDIESLKDAIDAKRQGFMGATNVVNYLTNHDHDHIMVELANRNIFNEEAFTRAKLGAAILMTSVGVPLIWMGEEFGEYKPKQSESSKIEWSLLGNDLNQGLFAYYKGLINLRKENHALYTENIDFIHENLETKVLAYSRWNEQGSRVVVVANFSENFLAGYQIDNFPCGGTWHEWTGNYDVESGDDSIMTDLGPYEAKVFVWQ, from the coding sequence ATGGCAAAACCAATTGAATTTAAGTTATTTGCACCTTACAATCAAGGAGCAAAATTAATTGGTTCTTTTTCCGATTGGCAAGAGATTGAAATGGAAAAAGATGATGATGGACACTTTCAAACGACAGTGAACTTAGAAGACGGTGTTTATAAATATAAATTCCGCGTTCAAACTAACTCATGGTTTTTTGAACCAGGACAATGGGTTGATGTCACAGACCCCTATGCAACCGATATTGATGAATTGAGCGGAAAAGATAATGCTGTTTTGCTGGTTAAAGATGGCGAAAAAATAACCGATACCTATGTTTGGAGACATGATGATCAACCTTTATCGGCTGACAAAGAACTAGTAATTTATGAATTACATGTTGGAGATTTTTCTGGTGGTGAGGATGACCTTTATGCACGAGGCAAGTATAAGCATGTAATTGAGAAATTGGATTATTTATGTGACTTGGGAATCAATGCTATTGAATTGATGCCCATCAAAGAATATCCAGGTGATTATAGCTGGGGTTACAACCCCCGCTATTTTTTTGCCACAGAATCTAGTTATGGTTCTACATCAGAGTTGAAAAACATGATTGACGAGTGTCATGCTAGAGGCATTCGCGTCATTATGGATGGTATTTTTAACCACTCAGAAGCCAGCAGTCCCTTAACCCAAATTGACCATGATTATTGGTATCACCACTCTCCCCGTGACCCTGATAATAACTGGGGTCCAGAGTTTAATTACGAACATTACGACGACAAATTAGACATCTATCCAGCGCGGAAATTTATTGGTGATACGATCCGTTTTTGGATTGAAGAATATCATATAGATGGTATTCGCTATGATGCAGCCAGGCAAATTGCCAACTACGATTTCATGCACTGGGTTGTTCAGGAAGCTAAAAATACTGCTGGTGCTAAACCTTTTTATAACATTGCCGAACATATTCCAGAAACTACCAGTATCACTAATGTAGACGGGCCAATGGATGGTTGCTGGCATGATAGTTTCCGCCATACAATTACGGTACATATTGGCGGTGACACCTTTGATATAGAAAGCCTCAAAGATGCCATTGACGCCAAACGCCAAGGCTTTATGGGTGCAACTAATGTAGTCAATTACCTCACCAACCATGACCATGACCATATCATGGTAGAACTGGCTAATCGAAATATTTTTAATGAAGAAGCCTTTACGCGGGCTAAATTGGGCGCAGCTATTCTCATGACATCTGTTGGTGTACCTTTGATTTGGATGGGGGAAGAATTTGGCGAATACAAACCCAAACAATCAGAATCATCTAAAATTGAGTGGAGTTTGCTAGGAAATGACCTAAATCAAGGCTTATTTGCATACTACAAAGGCTTGATTAACTTGCGTAAAGAAAATCATGCTCTTTACACAGAAAATATTGATTTCATCCACGAAAATTTAGAGACAAAGGTGCTAGCTTACAGCCGTTGGAATGAGCAAGGTTCCCGTGTAGTTGTTGTAGCGAATTTCTCTGAGAATTTCCTGGCTGGTTATCAGATTGATAACTTCCCCTGCGGTGGTACATGGCATGAATGGACAGGTAATTACGATGTTGAATCTGGTGATGATAGTATCATGACTGACTTGGGCCCATACGAAGCCAAAGTATTTGTTTGGCAATAA
- a CDS encoding 3-deoxy-7-phosphoheptulonate synthase codes for MLNKLINTNIKSSHVLLTPHEIKSKLPLTKSAEQTVLKSRQEIENILDFKDSRKFIVLGPCSIHDPNAALEYSQRLKILAERVKDKLLLIMRVYFEKPRTTVGWKGLINDPDMDDSFHVENGLLIARSLLLKITELGLPTATEALDPIIPQYISELISWSAIGARTTESQTHREIASGLSMPVGFKNGTDGNIQVALNALQSAKSPHNFLGINQKGQVSVFQTKGNVYGHVILRGGNQPNFDAANVKLVEEKLKEANSPPRIVIDCSHGNTNKDYRLQSAVLENVTQQIVEGNTSIVGMMLESNLYEGNQPITGKREKLQYGVSVTDKCISWEETEKIILAAHAKLQ; via the coding sequence ATGCTCAATAAATTAATTAACACTAACATCAAGAGTTCTCATGTCTTGTTAACTCCCCATGAAATCAAGTCAAAATTACCTTTAACAAAATCGGCTGAACAGACGGTCTTGAAATCTCGCCAAGAAATAGAAAATATTCTAGATTTTAAAGACAGCAGAAAATTTATCGTACTTGGCCCATGCTCAATTCATGATCCTAATGCTGCACTAGAATATTCTCAAAGGTTGAAAATTCTGGCGGAACGAGTCAAGGATAAACTGCTACTCATCATGAGGGTGTATTTTGAAAAACCCCGAACAACTGTGGGCTGGAAAGGATTAATTAATGATCCAGATATGGACGATTCTTTCCATGTAGAAAATGGTTTATTAATTGCTCGTAGCCTATTGTTAAAAATTACGGAATTGGGATTACCTACTGCGACAGAAGCACTTGATCCGATTATTCCTCAGTATATCAGTGAATTGATTTCTTGGTCAGCAATTGGCGCCCGCACAACTGAGTCACAAACTCACCGAGAAATTGCCAGTGGACTTTCTATGCCTGTGGGTTTTAAAAACGGTACTGATGGCAATATTCAAGTGGCTTTGAACGCCTTACAATCAGCTAAAAGCCCGCACAATTTTCTAGGAATTAATCAAAAAGGACAGGTAAGCGTATTTCAGACTAAAGGTAATGTCTATGGCCACGTAATTCTGCGTGGGGGTAATCAACCCAACTTTGATGCAGCAAATGTCAAACTGGTGGAAGAAAAATTAAAAGAGGCTAATTCGCCCCCCAGGATTGTTATCGACTGTAGCCACGGCAATACAAATAAAGACTACAGATTACAATCTGCTGTATTGGAAAATGTTACTCAACAAATAGTCGAAGGTAATACTTCAATTGTTGGCATGATGCTGGAATCTAATTTGTATGAAGGTAATCAACCGATTACTGGAAAACGTGAGAAATTACAATATGGGGTTTCGGTAACTGACAAATGTATTAGCTGGGAAGAAACAGAAAAAATTATTTTGGCTGCCCACGCAAAACTTCAGTAA
- a CDS encoding acetate--CoA ligase family protein, with protein MVQEQITDVIRINARKTDVFDIFDFKHYIGPNPYLDTGALVFNFSLTEYRQPLPIEDYISIISDRYSHLGDQTYESYAHLFARVVSEVGKLDMGLHLNRWSVKPYPHYVRISLQSLHARTTKAVVYFVWDWFEAITQGEDFLFDEQLVRLQNRFRLSVYGGPTVYALLRTAYEKSIPAFYLWEEGLIQYGYGKKLVRGVATTFDCDSHIDSEFTTRKDDCKVFLKTLGFPVPEGDIVVSEKEAFAVAREIGYPVAVKPVVGHKGIGVTAEVQDSKELESAYNRALAAIPEEQPTRIIVEKSISGKDFRLLCVNGRFVAATERRPASIVGDGYLTIEELIHRENRKPARLDSPTSPMSKIQIDEAMELYLEEQGLSLNKVISKDRIIYLRKVANLSAGGLSIDATQTIHHDNIILAQDIAQYFRLTCLGIDVITKSLSESWKSSNFAILEINAAPGILMHLNPAIGESVDVPAHILETFFESGINARIPVITFNKISVQELQTTIDHILLQHPEWTIGAVCRDAVFVNRSAKVLNQDYNSNVQLLLRHPKLDLLIAEYTGDILEDEGMFYQGSNIVVLDNPSETEMMLVRNVFDGSTVVIRKENDISIRSKGLIEDYTLGENEPFTRVYLKEISTIL; from the coding sequence ATGGTGCAAGAACAAATCACCGATGTAATCCGCATCAATGCCAGAAAAACGGATGTCTTCGATATTTTCGACTTTAAGCATTACATTGGACCGAACCCCTATTTAGATACAGGGGCCCTAGTGTTTAATTTTTCTTTGACTGAATATCGACAGCCCTTACCCATTGAGGACTATATTTCAATTATTAGCGATCGCTATTCGCACTTGGGTGACCAGACATACGAATCCTATGCTCATTTGTTCGCTCGCGTTGTCTCAGAAGTAGGCAAGCTGGACATGGGTTTGCACCTCAACCGTTGGAGTGTCAAGCCATATCCACATTATGTGCGAATTAGCCTCCAATCTTTACATGCACGCACAACTAAAGCAGTAGTTTACTTTGTCTGGGATTGGTTTGAAGCCATTACTCAAGGTGAAGACTTCCTGTTTGACGAACAACTGGTGAGGCTTCAGAACAGATTCCGGTTATCTGTCTACGGTGGCCCCACAGTTTACGCCTTATTGCGAACCGCCTACGAAAAAAGTATACCCGCCTTTTATTTGTGGGAAGAAGGATTAATCCAATATGGCTACGGAAAAAAACTAGTCCGGGGAGTAGCGACGACATTTGATTGTGATAGCCACATAGATTCAGAATTCACCACCCGCAAGGATGACTGCAAAGTTTTTCTAAAAACCTTGGGTTTCCCAGTCCCTGAGGGTGATATCGTCGTTTCCGAAAAAGAAGCCTTCGCGGTAGCCAGAGAAATTGGCTACCCGGTAGCAGTTAAGCCTGTGGTAGGTCATAAAGGAATTGGCGTCACAGCTGAGGTGCAAGACTCAAAAGAGTTAGAGTCTGCCTACAATAGAGCGCTGGCAGCAATACCAGAAGAGCAGCCAACAAGAATAATTGTCGAAAAAAGTATATCTGGAAAGGATTTTCGCTTACTGTGTGTCAATGGCAGATTTGTCGCCGCCACAGAACGCCGTCCAGCATCCATTGTCGGTGATGGGTACTTAACAATTGAGGAGTTAATTCACCGAGAAAACCGTAAACCTGCACGTCTGGACTCACCAACCTCGCCGATGAGCAAGATTCAGATTGATGAGGCGATGGAACTTTACTTAGAAGAACAAGGTTTATCCTTAAACAAAGTCATTAGCAAAGACCGCATCATTTACCTCCGCAAAGTTGCTAATCTTTCAGCTGGCGGGTTGAGTATTGATGCAACACAGACAATTCACCATGACAATATCATCCTAGCCCAAGATATTGCCCAATACTTTCGCCTAACTTGTCTTGGCATTGATGTCATTACTAAAAGTCTCTCAGAATCTTGGAAATCTAGTAACTTTGCCATTTTAGAAATCAACGCTGCACCAGGCATTTTGATGCATCTTAACCCGGCAATTGGTGAAAGTGTTGATGTACCTGCTCATATTTTGGAAACCTTTTTTGAGTCTGGTATAAATGCCAGGATACCAGTGATTACCTTTAATAAAATCTCCGTTCAGGAACTGCAAACTACAATTGACCATATTCTTTTACAGCATCCTGAATGGACAATTGGAGCAGTTTGTCGTGATGCAGTTTTTGTAAATCGGTCAGCAAAAGTATTGAACCAAGATTACAACAGCAACGTGCAACTTTTACTACGTCATCCTAAACTAGATTTGCTGATTGCCGAATACACAGGAGATATCCTAGAAGATGAGGGGATGTTTTACCAGGGGAGTAATATTGTAGTTTTGGATAATCCTAGTGAAACCGAGATGATGCTAGTAAGGAATGTCTTCGATGGGTCAACTGTAGTAATTAGGAAAGAAAACGACATTTCTATTAGAAGCAAGGGGTTGATTGAAGATTACACCTTGGGTGAAAACGAACCATTTACACGGGTTTACTTGAAAGAAATTAGTACGATTTTGTAG
- a CDS encoding cyanophycinase codes for MAENETTRQLVIIGGAEDRDGDSQVLREFVRRSGSIKANIVIMTAATELPREVGDNYIKVFTRLGAADVRIIDTETREDASSSTALEAISKATGIFFTGGDQARITGILKDTEIDKAIHQRFSEGIVVAGTSAGAAVMPDQMIVEGDSQTNPRIEVVEMGPGLGFLPGVVIDQHFSQRGRLGRLIAALVQQPAVLGFGIDENTAMIVTDGQIEVIGEGAVTIVDESEATYNNLDEILKDEPLAVFGAKLHILPHGFKFDLKTRQPILSNRSAANVPVPAGSANA; via the coding sequence ATGGCTGAGAATGAAACCACGCGGCAGCTAGTGATTATTGGCGGTGCTGAAGACAGAGATGGGGATTCCCAAGTCTTGCGGGAGTTTGTGCGCCGTTCAGGGAGTATCAAGGCAAACATTGTGATTATGACAGCGGCGACGGAACTACCAAGAGAAGTAGGCGACAATTATATTAAAGTCTTTACTCGTTTAGGCGCTGCGGATGTTCGCATTATAGACACGGAAACTCGTGAAGATGCATCTTCATCTACGGCATTAGAGGCAATTAGTAAGGCAACTGGAATATTTTTTACTGGGGGAGACCAAGCTCGGATCACTGGCATCCTCAAAGATACTGAAATTGATAAAGCGATTCACCAACGTTTCTCTGAAGGCATAGTTGTAGCAGGTACAAGCGCGGGAGCTGCTGTGATGCCAGATCAAATGATCGTCGAAGGTGACTCCCAGACAAACCCCCGGATTGAAGTTGTGGAAATGGGGCCTGGTCTTGGTTTTCTGCCTGGGGTGGTGATTGATCAGCATTTTTCCCAACGCGGACGTTTGGGACGCTTAATTGCTGCTTTGGTGCAACAGCCTGCGGTTTTGGGATTTGGGATTGATGAGAATACCGCGATGATAGTCACCGACGGTCAGATTGAAGTGATTGGGGAAGGCGCTGTGACGATTGTGGATGAATCAGAAGCTACATATAATAATCTGGATGAAATTTTAAAGGATGAGCCTTTGGCTGTTTTCGGCGCCAAGCTGCATATTTTGCCGCATGGGTTTAAATTTGACCTAAAAACCCGCCAGCCTATCCTGAGTAATCGCTCGGCGGCGAATGTCCCTGTCCCAGCCGGTTCAGCAAATGCCTAA
- the rpsO gene encoding 30S ribosomal protein S15, producing MALTQQRKQELISNFQVHETDTGSADVQVAMLTDRINRLSEHLQANKKDHSSRRGLLKMIGQRKRLLSYIQEGSREKYQALIARLGIRG from the coding sequence ATGGCTCTGACGCAACAGCGCAAACAAGAACTCATTTCCAACTTCCAAGTTCACGAAACCGATACCGGCTCCGCCGATGTCCAGGTGGCGATGCTAACAGACCGCATTAACCGCCTCAGCGAACATCTTCAAGCAAACAAAAAAGACCACTCTTCCCGACGGGGACTGTTAAAGATGATCGGTCAGCGCAAGCGCCTCCTATCTTATATTCAAGAAGGAAGCCGGGAAAAATATCAAGCTTTGATTGCTCGCCTCGGTATTCGTGGTTAG
- a CDS encoding PAM68 family protein yields MPAEESERSHLPFEPTKKRQKPAKATSKPVVKPQETDKQTAKKPSFTKEEMAIPQVVSQRMVKRLAAFCGIPTALGITTLVVSYLLASFTDIQLPPIAVLLVNMGFFGLGVLGITYGVLSASWDEENSGTLWGFDEFRTNWGRMTEVWRETRQKNL; encoded by the coding sequence ATGCCTGCTGAAGAATCAGAACGTAGTCATTTGCCTTTTGAACCGACCAAAAAGCGCCAAAAACCCGCAAAAGCTACGAGCAAACCAGTAGTCAAGCCACAGGAAACTGACAAACAGACTGCAAAAAAGCCATCTTTCACCAAAGAAGAGATGGCAATTCCCCAAGTTGTCAGCCAGCGGATGGTCAAAAGATTAGCTGCATTCTGTGGAATTCCCACAGCTTTGGGAATTACTACCCTGGTTGTTAGCTATCTGCTTGCTAGCTTCACTGACATTCAACTACCTCCCATCGCCGTATTATTGGTGAATATGGGCTTCTTTGGTTTGGGAGTTTTGGGGATAACCTATGGTGTTCTATCTGCCTCTTGGGACGAAGAAAATTCTGGAACTCTATGGGGTTTCGATGAGTTCCGCACCAATTGGGGAAGAATGACGGAGGTTTGGCGCGAAACTCGGCAAAAAAACCTATGA
- the aroF gene encoding 3-deoxy-7-phosphoheptulonate synthase, producing the protein MIVVIKSGSPEAEINRINEELASWGLTPEKIIGRHKVVIGLVGETADLDPLQIQEISPWIEQVLRVELPYKRASRQFRHGEASEVVVNTPNGPVVFGEHHPLVVVAGPCSVENEEMIVETAQRVKASGAKFLRGGAYKPRTSPYAFQGHGESALELLARARKASGLGIITEVMDASELDKIAEVADVIQVGARNMQNFSLLKKVGAQAKPVLLKRGMAATIEDWLMAAEYILAAGNANVILCERGIRTFDRQYTRNTLDISVVPVLRKLTHLPIMIDPSHGTGWSDYVPSMAMAAIAAGTDSLMIEVHPNPAKALSDGPQSLTPEGFDKLMPELAVIAKAMGRWEQPAVALV; encoded by the coding sequence ATGATTGTTGTAATAAAAAGCGGTTCCCCAGAGGCGGAAATCAACCGGATTAATGAGGAACTAGCTAGCTGGGGGCTGACACCAGAAAAGATTATCGGTAGGCACAAGGTAGTCATTGGTCTAGTGGGTGAGACTGCCGACTTAGACCCGCTGCAAATTCAAGAAATTAGCCCCTGGATTGAGCAAGTGTTGCGGGTAGAGTTACCTTACAAAAGGGCTAGTCGCCAGTTTCGTCATGGGGAAGCTTCTGAGGTAGTGGTAAATACTCCCAATGGGCCAGTTGTGTTTGGTGAACACCACCCTTTGGTAGTTGTTGCTGGCCCCTGCTCTGTAGAAAATGAAGAGATGATTGTCGAAACGGCGCAGCGCGTTAAGGCATCCGGAGCCAAGTTTTTGCGCGGCGGGGCATACAAACCACGGACTTCACCTTATGCTTTTCAAGGACATGGCGAGAGTGCTTTGGAATTGTTGGCAAGGGCACGGAAAGCCAGCGGACTCGGCATAATAACAGAAGTAATGGATGCTAGCGAATTGGATAAAATCGCGGAAGTCGCCGACGTGATCCAGGTGGGTGCCAGGAATATGCAGAATTTCTCGCTGCTAAAAAAAGTTGGGGCGCAAGCGAAACCAGTACTTTTGAAGCGGGGTATGGCTGCTACCATTGAAGATTGGTTGATGGCGGCTGAGTATATTTTGGCAGCAGGCAATGCGAATGTAATTTTGTGTGAACGGGGTATCCGCACTTTTGACCGCCAATACACTCGGAATACTTTAGATATATCGGTGGTGCCGGTGCTGCGAAAGCTGACTCACCTACCAATTATGATTGACCCCAGCCACGGCACAGGTTGGTCTGATTATGTACCTTCAATGGCTATGGCTGCGATCGCAGCTGGTACAGATTCCCTGATGATTGAAGTACATCCCAATCCTGCCAAAGCCTTATCTGACGGGCCACAATCTTTGACACCAGAAGGTTTTGATAAGTTGATGCCAGAATTAGCAGTCATTGCTAAAGCGATGGGACGCTGGGAACAACCAGCAGTTGCCTTAGTGTAA